In Dermochelys coriacea isolate rDerCor1 chromosome 10, rDerCor1.pri.v4, whole genome shotgun sequence, one DNA window encodes the following:
- the RBBP6 gene encoding E3 ubiquitin-protein ligase RBBP6 isoform X3 → MTRSPSTGSTSPCATSSARSWAARSSRRPTATCRSPTRRPKKIDDSSASISLAQLTKTANLAEANASEEDKIKAMMSQSGHEYDPINYMKKPLGPPPPSYTCFRCGKPGHYIKNCPTNGDKNFESVPRIKKSTGIPRSFMMEVKDPNTKGAMLTNTGKYAIPTIDAEAYAIGKKEKPPFLPEEPSSSSEEDDPIPDELLCLICKDIMNDAVVIPCCGNSYCDECIRTSLLESEEHTCPTCHQTDVSPDALIANKFLRQAVNNFKNETGYTKRLRKQIQPPRQTVQRNLQPAVRPPVSRQQDPLMIPVTSAPCLTSSLTPSQSSVTTTLPVNQSSATAPAADISATMSISLHSEKPEGPFHDADSVIPPAAIVPASEHSKTSSSLSISTVMEEKGYQVPVLRQPALQGQLPSQGQSIPTTGQPIRTNTVRSAGNRPGWEPSSNRGRPHSERTQRTQAPTLPASTPVFVTVPPPPLFPPPPHALPLPPGVPPPQFPPQFPPGQPPPAGYNVPPPGYPPAPANISTPWVPTAVPTAHSNTIPTTQAPPLSREEFYREQRRLKEEEKKKSKLDEFTNDFAKELMEYKKIQKERRRSFSRSKSPYSASSYSRSSYTYSKSRSGSSRSRSYSRSFSRSHSRSYSRSPPYPRRGRGKSRNYRSRSRSHGYHRSRSRSPPYRRYHSRSRSPVFRGQSPTKRTIPQGEGEREYFNRYREIPPYDMKAYYGRSVDFRDPFEKERYREWERNYREWYEKLYKGYAAGAQPRPPVNRENFSPDRFGPPGSRRENSPYARGRREDFASGQSHRSRNIGSNYPEKTSGREGHNIKEPTKSKEKEAENPSGDGKGNKHKKHRKRRKGEESEGFPNAELLEGSRKPREPGGGEEIKTDSLFMLPSRDDATPVRDEPMEADSIAFKPVSEKEKKEKDKPKVKVDKTKRKTEGTATTKKDSLVKPSKAPQEKAEADREKSPRTEPPVKKAKEELPKTDSTKLTSSQKDEKALGTPRKVNPKVTKEHPETRPAKDEKAKREHPKESKPEKPSSKEEKSKKPMEKSKPTDTKPEKRKRKAEEKVEKEHETTSLKTSKAEVAEVKPSPKGKTEPDDEKAERSPEKDKGASLIAPAKKIKLNRETGKKIVSGENVPPTKEPAEKPEPPSSKVKQEKVKGKMRRKVTAADGSSSTLVDYTSTSSTGGSPVRKSEEKPDAKRTVIKTMEEYNNDITAPAEDVIIMIQVPQSKWDKDDFESEEEDVKSTQTPSNVGKPASVVKNVSAKPTNSVKHNEKENEPLEKTQKTAKESNYESSQHEAKSSKNSVSNEKGKTKDRDHSVSDKDTSERRKSSVQPEKGHSERGTEQGNLKNLSQSSKDSRSSDKHDIGRGSSTRDFTPNRDKKSDYDSSRDHSSFKRRDEKNELTRRKDSPSRNRESASSQKSKPREERTELSKKGTVESKRSSYSPQRDRRQYDHKTAYESKRSSDEHKSLDRSSGKEREKHISETKSNKDRDTSGNKSSYKHGSPDAKNEREHATGQSDKSTIKPKPPLSHSSRLSSDLTRETDEAAFVPDYNESDSESNVSTKDEDSIGRNTRELKEKAVDKSKETAVKATLGQPGISRNQSQSSPSVSRSRSQSPSESQTRSHSSSASSAESQDSKKKKKKKDKKKHKKHKKHKKHKKHTGNESELEKSQKHKHKKKKSKKSKDKEKEKEKDDQKVKSVAV, encoded by the exons ATTGATGACTCTTCTGCATCTATTTCTCTGGCCCAGCTTACAAag ACTGCCAATCTGGCTGAAGCCAATGCTTCCGAAGAAGATAAAATAAAAGCTATGATGTCACAGTCTGGCCATGAATATGATCCAATCAA tTACATGAAGAAACCTTTGGGTCCACCTCCACCATCCTATACGTGCTTTCGTTGTGGAAAACCTGGTCATTACATAAAGAATTGTCCAACAAATGGG GACAAAAATTTTGAGTCTGTTCCCAGGATTAAAAAGAGCACAGGAATTCCCAGGAGTTTCATGATGGAAGTGAAAGATCCCAATACAAAGGGTGCTATGCttacaaacacaggaaaatatgCAATACCAACTATTGATGC GGAGGCTTATGCTATAGGGAAGAAGGAAAAGCCCCCTTTCCTCCCGGAGGAACCATCCTCCTCCTCAGAAGAGGACGATCCTATTCCAGATGAATTGTTATGTCTAATCTGCAAAGATATAATGAATGATGCAGTTGTCATTCCCTGCTGTGGAAACAGTTATTGTGATGAAT GTATCAGAACATCACTTTTGGAATCAGAGGAACATACCTGCCCAACTTGTCATCAAACAGATGTTTCCCCTGATGCTTTAATTGCCAACAAATTCTTACGCCAG GCGGTAAACAACTTCAAAAATGAAACTGGCTACACAAAAAGGCTCCGTAAGCAGATACAACCACCAAGACAGACAGTTCAGCGGAACCTGCAACCTGCAGTAAGGCCTCCAGTTTCCAGACAACAGGATCCTCTAATGATTCCAGTCACTTCTGCGCCTTGTCTAACATCGTCATTGACTCCTAGTCAATCATCTGTGACAACTACTTTGCCAGTAAATCAGTCTTCTGCTACCGCACCTGCTGCTGATATCTCTGCAACAATGTCCATATCTCTTCACTCTGAAAAACCAGAAGGACCTTTTCA CGATGCTGATAGTGTTATACCTCCTGCTGCTATTGTGCCGGCCTCCGAACATTCTAAAACTTCTTCCTCTCTATCGATTAGCACTGTGATGGAAGAGAAG GGCTACCAGGTTCCTGTACTAAGACAGCCAGCATTACAAGGCCAGCTGCCTTCACAAGGACAGTCAATACCCACTACTG GTCAGCCAATAAGAACCAATACGGTTCGCTCTGCAGGCAATAGGCCAGGCTGGGAACC AAGTTCAAATCGAGGACGCCCGCATAGTGAACGTACACAAAGGACTCAGGCCCCAACATTACCAGCATCAACACCTGTCTTTGTGACtgtgcctcctcctcccctgttTCCTCCACCTCCCCATGCACTTCCTCTTCCACCGGGGGTACCGCCACCACAGTTTCCTCCTCAGTTTCCACCTGGTCAGCCTCCACCTGCTGGGTACAATGTCCCCCCACCGGGATACCCCCCAGCTCCTGCAAACATATCAACACCTTGGGTACCAACAGCAGTACCAACGGCTCATTCAAATACCATCCCAACGACACAAGCACCTCCTTTATCTAGGGAGGAATTTTACAGAGAGCAGCGGAGACTTAAAGAGGA agaaaagaaaaagtccAAACTTGATGAGTTTACAAATGATTTTGCTAAGGAATTGATGGAATACAAGAAGATTCAAAAGGAACGTAGACGCTCATTTTCCAG gtccAAGTCACCATATAGTGCTTCATCTTACTCTAGAAGTTCATATACCTACTCCAAGTCAAGATCAGGTTCATCCCGCTCCCGTTCCTACTCTCGATCCTTTAGTCGCTCACACTCTCGTTCATACTCACGATCACCTCCATACCCAAGAAGAGGCAGGGGGAAGAGTCGTAACTATCGTTCTAGGTCAAGGTCCCATGGATATCATCGTTCAAGATCAAGGTCACCTCCATATAGAAGATACCATTCAAGATCAAGATCTCCAGTTTTTAGAGGCCAGTCCCCCACTAAGCGGACTATACCTcaaggagagggggagagagaatattttaacCGGTATAGAGAAATTCCACCATATGATATGAAAGCGTACTATGGCAGATCTGTTGATTTTAGGGATCCATTTGAAAAGGAAAGATACAGAGAATGGGAAAGGAACTATCGAGAGTGGTATGAAAAGCTTTACAAGGGCTATGCTGCTGGAGCTCAGCCTAGACCTCCAGTGAATAGAGAGAACTTTTCTCCAGACCGATTTGGTCCACCAGGATCCAGGCGAGAGAATTCCCCATATGCTCGGGGTCGTAGAGAGGATTTTGCTAGTGGACAAAGCCATAGAAGTCGCAATATAGGTAGCAATTATCCAGAAAAGACTTCAGGTCGAGAAGGCCACAACATTAAAGAGCCTACAAAATCAAAGGAAAAGGAAGCTGAAAATCCATCAGGAGatggcaaaggaaataaacataaaaagcatagaaagagaaggaaaggggaagagagtGAAGGCTTTCCCAATGCTGAGTTGTTGGAAGGCTCACGAAAGCCCAGAGAgcctggtgggggggaagaaattaAAACGGACTCACTGTTCATGCTCCCAAGTAGGGATGATGCTACACCTGTCAGAGATGAGCCTATGGAAGCAGattctattgcttttaaaccagtatctgaaaaggagaaaaaagagaaagataaaCCTAAAGTAAAAGTTGACAAGACAAAACGGAAAACAGAAGGAACTGCCACTACCAAGAAAGACAGTTTAGTAAAACCATCTAAAGCACCCCAAGAAAAAGCAGAGGCTGATCGTGAAAAGTCTCCTCGAACTGAGCCTCCTGtgaaaaaagcaaaggaggagtTGCCAAAGACAGACAGTACTAAATTGACTTCATCTCAAAAGGATGAGAAGGCGCTAGGCACACCACGAAAAGTTAACCCAAAAGTGACAAAAGAGCATCCAGAAACCAGACCAGCCAAGGACGAAAAAGCAAAGAGAGAGCATCCAAAAGAATCCAAGCCAGAAAAGCCATCAAGCAAGGAAGAGAAGTCAAAAAAACCAATGGAAAAAAGCAAACCTACTGATACaaaacctgaaaaaagaaaaagaaaggcagAGGAAAAGGTAGAAAAGGAACATGAAACCACTtcattaaaaacctctaaagcaGAAGTTGCTGAAGTGAAACCATCACCAAAGGGAAAAACTGAGCCTGATGATGAAAAAGCAGAGAGATCCCCTGAAAAGGACAAAGGTGCTTCTCTGATTGCCCCAGCAAAAAAGATTAAACTAAACCGAGAAACGGGCAAAAAGATTGTAAGTGGGGAAAATGTACCTCCTACAAAAGAACCTGCTGAGAAACCTGAGCCACCTAGCAGCAAAGTTAAACAagaaaaagtgaaaggaaaaatgaGAAGAAAAGTAACAGCAGCTGATGGATCCAGTTCAACTCTTGTAGATTACACCAG CACTAGCTCTACTGGAGGCAGCCCTGTTAGAAAGTCTGAAGAAAAGCCAGACGCAAAACGAACGGTCATTAAGACCATGGAAGAGTATAATAATGATATAACAGCCCCTGCTGAAGATGTCATTATTATGATTCAGGTTCCTCAGTCAAAGTGGGATAAAGATGACTTTGAGTCTGAAGAGGAAGACGTTAAATCTACACAAACACCTTCAAATGTAGGAAAACCTGCTAGTGTTGTAAAAAATGTCAGTGCTAAGCCCACAAACTCTGTGAAacacaatgaaaaagaaaatgagcctttggaaaaaacacagaaaactgCAAAAGAATCAAATTATGAAAGCTCCCAGCATGAAGCAAAAAGTTCAAAAAATTCTGTGTCAAATGAAAAAGGGAAAACCAAAGACCGGGATCATTCTGTGTCAGACAAGGACACTTCTGAGAGAAGGAAGAGCAGTGTTCAACCAGAAAAAGGCCACTCAGAACGTGGGACTGAACAAGGAAACCTAAAAAACCTTTCTCAATCTTCCAAAGACAGCAGATCTTCAGATAAACATGATATTGGGCGTGGCTCTTCCACTAGAGATTTTACTCCTAACAGGGACAAAAAATCTGACTATGATAGCAGCAGGGATCATTCTAGTTTCAAGCGTAGAGATGAAAAGAATGAGTTAACAAGGAGAAAAGACTCCCCTTCTCGAAATAGAGAGTCTGCATCAAGCCAGAAGAGTAAACCAAGAGAAGAACGTACAGAATTGTCCAAAAAGGGCACTGTAGAGTCCAAAAGGAGCAGCTATAGTCCTCAGAGGGACAGAAGACAGTATGATCACAAAACGGCTTATGAGTCCAAACGTTCATCTGACGAACACAAATCTCTAGATAGAAGTTCaggtaaagagagagagaaacacataTCAGAAACAAAGAGCAATAAAGACAGAGACACAAGTGGCAATAAATCATCTTACAAACATGGATCACCGGATgcaaaaaatgagagagaacatGCTACTGGGCAGAGTGACAAGAGCACCATCAAACCTAAGCCTCCATTAAGCCACTCCTCTCGACTCTCTTCTGACTTAACTAGAGAAACTGATGAGGCTGCATTTGTACCAGACTACAATGAAAGCGACAGCGAGAGTAATGTGTCGACAAAAGATGAAGACTCTATAGGAAGAAATACTAGAGAACTGAAAGAAAAAGCAGTGGATAAATCTAAAGAGACTGCAGTTAAAGCAACGCTTGGCCAACCTGGCATAAGTAGAAATCAGAGTCAAAGTAGTCCCAGTGTTAGCCGCAGTCGTAGTCAGAGCCCTTCTGAAAGTCAGACTcggagccacagcagcagtgcaagctcaGCAGAGAGTCAGGacagcaagaaaaagaaaaagaaaaaagacaaaaagaaacatAAGAAGCATAAAAAACACAAGAAACATAAGAAACACACTGGAAATGAATCTGAATTGGAGAAAAgccaaaaacacaaacacaagaaGAAAAAATCCAAGAAGAGcaaagataaagaaaaggagaaagagaaagatgaCCAAAAAGTGAAATCTGTCGCTGTATAA
- the RBBP6 gene encoding E3 ubiquitin-protein ligase RBBP6 isoform X2: MSCVHYKFSSKLNYDTVTFDGLHISLCDLKRQIMGREKLKAADCDLQITNAQTKEEYTDDSALIPKNSSVIVRRIPIGGVKSTSKTYVISRTEPVSGTSKAIDDSSASISLAQLTKTANLAEANASEEDKIKAMMSQSGHEYDPINYMKKPLGPPPPSYTCFRCGKPGHYIKNCPTNGDKNFESVPRIKKSTGIPRSFMMEVKDPNTKGAMLTNTGKYAIPTIDAEAYAIGKKEKPPFLPEEPSSSSEEDDPIPDELLCLICKDIMNDAVVIPCCGNSYCDECIRTSLLESEEHTCPTCHQTDVSPDALIANKFLRQAVNNFKNETGYTKRLRKQIQPPRQTVQRNLQPAVRPPVSRQQDPLMIPVTSAPCLTSSLTPSQSSVTTTLPVNQSSATAPAADISATMSISLHSEKPEGPFHDADSVIPPAAIVPASEHSKTSSSLSISTVMEEKGYQVPVLRQPALQGQLPSQGQSIPTTGQPIRTNTVRSAGNRPGWEPSSNRGRPHSERTQRTQAPTLPASTPVFVTVPPPPLFPPPPHALPLPPGVPPPQFPPQFPPGQPPPAGYNVPPPGYPPAPANISTPWVPTAVPTAHSNTIPTTQAPPLSREEFYREQRRLKEEEKKKSKLDEFTNDFAKELMEYKKIQKERRRSFSRSKSPYSASSYSRSSYTYSKSRSGSSRSRSYSRSFSRSHSRSYSRSPPYPRRGRGKSRNYRSRSRSHGYHRSRSRSPPYRRYHSRSRSPVFRGQSPTKRTIPQGEGEREYFNRYREIPPYDMKAYYGRSVDFRDPFEKERYREWERNYREWYEKLYKGYAAGAQPRPPVNRENFSPDRFGPPGSRRENSPYARGRREDFASGQSHRSRNIGSNYPEKTSGREGHNIKEPTKSKEKEAENPSGDGKGNKHKKHRKRRKGEESEGFPNAELLEGSRKPREPGGGEEIKTDSLFMLPSRDDATPVRDEPMEADSIAFKPVSEKEKKEKDKPKVKVDKTKRKTEGTATTKKDSLVKPSKAPQEKAEADREKSPRTEPPVKKAKEELPKTDSTKLTSSQKDEKALGTPRKVNPKVTKEHPETRPAKDEKAKREHPKESKPEKPSSKEEKSKKPMEKSKPTDTKPEKRKRKAEEKVEKEHETTSLKTSKAEVAEVKPSPKGKTEPDDEKAERSPEKDKGASLIAPAKKIKLNRETGKKIVSGENVPPTKEPAEKPEPPSSKVKQEKVKGKMRRKVTAADGSSSTLVDYTSTSSTGGSPVRKSEEKPDAKRTVIKTMEEYNNDITAPAEDVIIMIQVPQSKWDKDDFESEEEDVKSTQTPSNVGKPASVVKNVSAKPTNSVKHNEKENEPLEKTQKTAKESNYESSQHEAKSSKNSVSNEKGKTKDRDHSVSDKDTSERRKSSVQPEKGHSERGTEQGNLKNLSQSSKDSRSSDKHDIGRGSSTRDFTPNRDKKSDYDSSRDHSSFKRRDEKNELTRRKDSPSRNRESASSQKSKPREERTELSKKGTVESKRSSYSPQRDRRQYDHKTAYESKRSSDEHKSLDRSSGKEREKHISETKSNKDRDTSGNKSSYKHGSPDAKNEREHATGQSDKSTIKPKPPLSHSSRLSSDLTRETDEAAFVPDYNESDSESNVSTKDEDSIGRNTRELKEKAVDKSKETAVKATLGQPGISRNQSQSSPSVSRSRSQSPSESQTRSHSSSASSAESQDSKKKKKKKDKKKHKKHKKHKKHKKHTGNESELEKSQKHKHKKKKSKKSKDKEKEKEKDDQKVKSVAV, encoded by the exons aAGTCGAACTGAACCAGTGAGTGGAACTTCAAAAGCA ATTGATGACTCTTCTGCATCTATTTCTCTGGCCCAGCTTACAAag ACTGCCAATCTGGCTGAAGCCAATGCTTCCGAAGAAGATAAAATAAAAGCTATGATGTCACAGTCTGGCCATGAATATGATCCAATCAA tTACATGAAGAAACCTTTGGGTCCACCTCCACCATCCTATACGTGCTTTCGTTGTGGAAAACCTGGTCATTACATAAAGAATTGTCCAACAAATGGG GACAAAAATTTTGAGTCTGTTCCCAGGATTAAAAAGAGCACAGGAATTCCCAGGAGTTTCATGATGGAAGTGAAAGATCCCAATACAAAGGGTGCTATGCttacaaacacaggaaaatatgCAATACCAACTATTGATGC GGAGGCTTATGCTATAGGGAAGAAGGAAAAGCCCCCTTTCCTCCCGGAGGAACCATCCTCCTCCTCAGAAGAGGACGATCCTATTCCAGATGAATTGTTATGTCTAATCTGCAAAGATATAATGAATGATGCAGTTGTCATTCCCTGCTGTGGAAACAGTTATTGTGATGAAT GTATCAGAACATCACTTTTGGAATCAGAGGAACATACCTGCCCAACTTGTCATCAAACAGATGTTTCCCCTGATGCTTTAATTGCCAACAAATTCTTACGCCAG GCGGTAAACAACTTCAAAAATGAAACTGGCTACACAAAAAGGCTCCGTAAGCAGATACAACCACCAAGACAGACAGTTCAGCGGAACCTGCAACCTGCAGTAAGGCCTCCAGTTTCCAGACAACAGGATCCTCTAATGATTCCAGTCACTTCTGCGCCTTGTCTAACATCGTCATTGACTCCTAGTCAATCATCTGTGACAACTACTTTGCCAGTAAATCAGTCTTCTGCTACCGCACCTGCTGCTGATATCTCTGCAACAATGTCCATATCTCTTCACTCTGAAAAACCAGAAGGACCTTTTCA CGATGCTGATAGTGTTATACCTCCTGCTGCTATTGTGCCGGCCTCCGAACATTCTAAAACTTCTTCCTCTCTATCGATTAGCACTGTGATGGAAGAGAAG GGCTACCAGGTTCCTGTACTAAGACAGCCAGCATTACAAGGCCAGCTGCCTTCACAAGGACAGTCAATACCCACTACTG GTCAGCCAATAAGAACCAATACGGTTCGCTCTGCAGGCAATAGGCCAGGCTGGGAACC AAGTTCAAATCGAGGACGCCCGCATAGTGAACGTACACAAAGGACTCAGGCCCCAACATTACCAGCATCAACACCTGTCTTTGTGACtgtgcctcctcctcccctgttTCCTCCACCTCCCCATGCACTTCCTCTTCCACCGGGGGTACCGCCACCACAGTTTCCTCCTCAGTTTCCACCTGGTCAGCCTCCACCTGCTGGGTACAATGTCCCCCCACCGGGATACCCCCCAGCTCCTGCAAACATATCAACACCTTGGGTACCAACAGCAGTACCAACGGCTCATTCAAATACCATCCCAACGACACAAGCACCTCCTTTATCTAGGGAGGAATTTTACAGAGAGCAGCGGAGACTTAAAGAGGA agaaaagaaaaagtccAAACTTGATGAGTTTACAAATGATTTTGCTAAGGAATTGATGGAATACAAGAAGATTCAAAAGGAACGTAGACGCTCATTTTCCAG gtccAAGTCACCATATAGTGCTTCATCTTACTCTAGAAGTTCATATACCTACTCCAAGTCAAGATCAGGTTCATCCCGCTCCCGTTCCTACTCTCGATCCTTTAGTCGCTCACACTCTCGTTCATACTCACGATCACCTCCATACCCAAGAAGAGGCAGGGGGAAGAGTCGTAACTATCGTTCTAGGTCAAGGTCCCATGGATATCATCGTTCAAGATCAAGGTCACCTCCATATAGAAGATACCATTCAAGATCAAGATCTCCAGTTTTTAGAGGCCAGTCCCCCACTAAGCGGACTATACCTcaaggagagggggagagagaatattttaacCGGTATAGAGAAATTCCACCATATGATATGAAAGCGTACTATGGCAGATCTGTTGATTTTAGGGATCCATTTGAAAAGGAAAGATACAGAGAATGGGAAAGGAACTATCGAGAGTGGTATGAAAAGCTTTACAAGGGCTATGCTGCTGGAGCTCAGCCTAGACCTCCAGTGAATAGAGAGAACTTTTCTCCAGACCGATTTGGTCCACCAGGATCCAGGCGAGAGAATTCCCCATATGCTCGGGGTCGTAGAGAGGATTTTGCTAGTGGACAAAGCCATAGAAGTCGCAATATAGGTAGCAATTATCCAGAAAAGACTTCAGGTCGAGAAGGCCACAACATTAAAGAGCCTACAAAATCAAAGGAAAAGGAAGCTGAAAATCCATCAGGAGatggcaaaggaaataaacataaaaagcatagaaagagaaggaaaggggaagagagtGAAGGCTTTCCCAATGCTGAGTTGTTGGAAGGCTCACGAAAGCCCAGAGAgcctggtgggggggaagaaattaAAACGGACTCACTGTTCATGCTCCCAAGTAGGGATGATGCTACACCTGTCAGAGATGAGCCTATGGAAGCAGattctattgcttttaaaccagtatctgaaaaggagaaaaaagagaaagataaaCCTAAAGTAAAAGTTGACAAGACAAAACGGAAAACAGAAGGAACTGCCACTACCAAGAAAGACAGTTTAGTAAAACCATCTAAAGCACCCCAAGAAAAAGCAGAGGCTGATCGTGAAAAGTCTCCTCGAACTGAGCCTCCTGtgaaaaaagcaaaggaggagtTGCCAAAGACAGACAGTACTAAATTGACTTCATCTCAAAAGGATGAGAAGGCGCTAGGCACACCACGAAAAGTTAACCCAAAAGTGACAAAAGAGCATCCAGAAACCAGACCAGCCAAGGACGAAAAAGCAAAGAGAGAGCATCCAAAAGAATCCAAGCCAGAAAAGCCATCAAGCAAGGAAGAGAAGTCAAAAAAACCAATGGAAAAAAGCAAACCTACTGATACaaaacctgaaaaaagaaaaagaaaggcagAGGAAAAGGTAGAAAAGGAACATGAAACCACTtcattaaaaacctctaaagcaGAAGTTGCTGAAGTGAAACCATCACCAAAGGGAAAAACTGAGCCTGATGATGAAAAAGCAGAGAGATCCCCTGAAAAGGACAAAGGTGCTTCTCTGATTGCCCCAGCAAAAAAGATTAAACTAAACCGAGAAACGGGCAAAAAGATTGTAAGTGGGGAAAATGTACCTCCTACAAAAGAACCTGCTGAGAAACCTGAGCCACCTAGCAGCAAAGTTAAACAagaaaaagtgaaaggaaaaatgaGAAGAAAAGTAACAGCAGCTGATGGATCCAGTTCAACTCTTGTAGATTACACCAG CACTAGCTCTACTGGAGGCAGCCCTGTTAGAAAGTCTGAAGAAAAGCCAGACGCAAAACGAACGGTCATTAAGACCATGGAAGAGTATAATAATGATATAACAGCCCCTGCTGAAGATGTCATTATTATGATTCAGGTTCCTCAGTCAAAGTGGGATAAAGATGACTTTGAGTCTGAAGAGGAAGACGTTAAATCTACACAAACACCTTCAAATGTAGGAAAACCTGCTAGTGTTGTAAAAAATGTCAGTGCTAAGCCCACAAACTCTGTGAAacacaatgaaaaagaaaatgagcctttggaaaaaacacagaaaactgCAAAAGAATCAAATTATGAAAGCTCCCAGCATGAAGCAAAAAGTTCAAAAAATTCTGTGTCAAATGAAAAAGGGAAAACCAAAGACCGGGATCATTCTGTGTCAGACAAGGACACTTCTGAGAGAAGGAAGAGCAGTGTTCAACCAGAAAAAGGCCACTCAGAACGTGGGACTGAACAAGGAAACCTAAAAAACCTTTCTCAATCTTCCAAAGACAGCAGATCTTCAGATAAACATGATATTGGGCGTGGCTCTTCCACTAGAGATTTTACTCCTAACAGGGACAAAAAATCTGACTATGATAGCAGCAGGGATCATTCTAGTTTCAAGCGTAGAGATGAAAAGAATGAGTTAACAAGGAGAAAAGACTCCCCTTCTCGAAATAGAGAGTCTGCATCAAGCCAGAAGAGTAAACCAAGAGAAGAACGTACAGAATTGTCCAAAAAGGGCACTGTAGAGTCCAAAAGGAGCAGCTATAGTCCTCAGAGGGACAGAAGACAGTATGATCACAAAACGGCTTATGAGTCCAAACGTTCATCTGACGAACACAAATCTCTAGATAGAAGTTCaggtaaagagagagagaaacacataTCAGAAACAAAGAGCAATAAAGACAGAGACACAAGTGGCAATAAATCATCTTACAAACATGGATCACCGGATgcaaaaaatgagagagaacatGCTACTGGGCAGAGTGACAAGAGCACCATCAAACCTAAGCCTCCATTAAGCCACTCCTCTCGACTCTCTTCTGACTTAACTAGAGAAACTGATGAGGCTGCATTTGTACCAGACTACAATGAAAGCGACAGCGAGAGTAATGTGTCGACAAAAGATGAAGACTCTATAGGAAGAAATACTAGAGAACTGAAAGAAAAAGCAGTGGATAAATCTAAAGAGACTGCAGTTAAAGCAACGCTTGGCCAACCTGGCATAAGTAGAAATCAGAGTCAAAGTAGTCCCAGTGTTAGCCGCAGTCGTAGTCAGAGCCCTTCTGAAAGTCAGACTcggagccacagcagcagtgcaagctcaGCAGAGAGTCAGGacagcaagaaaaagaaaaagaaaaaagacaaaaagaaacatAAGAAGCATAAAAAACACAAGAAACATAAGAAACACACTGGAAATGAATCTGAATTGGAGAAAAgccaaaaacacaaacacaagaaGAAAAAATCCAAGAAGAGcaaagataaagaaaaggagaaagagaaagatgaCCAAAAAGTGAAATCTGTCGCTGTATAA